A DNA window from Candidatus Protochlamydia naegleriophila contains the following coding sequences:
- a CDS encoding efflux RND transporter periplasmic adaptor subunit yields MSDTDQKPSPSSSHSSLDLSRKKKRNRILLKIILIILLASLTATIYWYLFIRLHESTDDAYIAGNTVNLMSPQNGTVTGIYVDNTDFVKQGQLLLELDPTLYQLIFDKAQVELALATRQVKQLFEAVKQRTADVTLKEADLKRAQQDFDSRNALRNTQAISTEDLNHAQANLNVAQASLNLTKHELNSAIAALGVMPIEEHPRIENAKIALKEAYVNLKRCKILAPVSGYIAQRRIQVGEWITPTRALLSVIPLEQIWVDANFKETELSDIRIGQPATIESDMYGSSLLFHGKVLGITAGTGSVFSLIPPQNATGNWIKIVQRVPVRIALDLDEVKKNPLVLGLSAYVVVDTSNQTGKRLATRPFPEQKFTTPVYQVPMEPVEELIQTIIRSNLSANE; encoded by the coding sequence ATGAGCGACACTGATCAAAAGCCAAGCCCTTCCTCATCCCACTCTTCTCTCGATCTATCGCGCAAGAAGAAGCGCAACCGAATTCTCCTGAAAATTATTTTAATAATCCTTCTGGCTTCTCTTACAGCCACAATCTATTGGTACCTTTTTATCCGCCTGCATGAATCTACAGACGATGCCTACATCGCTGGTAATACTGTCAATCTCATGTCTCCACAAAATGGCACAGTCACTGGCATCTATGTCGACAATACCGACTTTGTCAAACAAGGGCAGCTTCTATTGGAACTTGACCCAACACTTTATCAACTCATCTTTGATAAAGCGCAAGTGGAACTAGCCTTAGCCACGAGGCAAGTCAAGCAGCTCTTTGAGGCAGTCAAACAAAGAACAGCCGACGTAACCTTAAAAGAAGCCGACTTAAAGCGGGCTCAGCAAGATTTTGATAGTCGCAATGCACTTCGCAATACTCAAGCCATTTCAACCGAAGACCTTAATCACGCCCAAGCCAATTTAAACGTTGCTCAAGCATCGCTCAATCTAACGAAGCATGAATTAAATTCAGCCATCGCTGCGCTTGGCGTCATGCCGATAGAGGAACACCCACGCATCGAAAATGCCAAAATAGCGCTTAAAGAAGCCTATGTGAACTTAAAAAGATGTAAAATTCTAGCCCCAGTCAGTGGCTATATTGCTCAAAGGCGCATTCAAGTCGGTGAATGGATTACCCCTACGAGAGCCCTTCTGAGCGTCATTCCATTGGAACAAATCTGGGTCGATGCCAACTTTAAAGAAACCGAATTGAGTGATATTCGCATTGGACAGCCCGCCACCATTGAAAGCGACATGTATGGCTCTTCACTACTATTTCACGGAAAAGTGCTGGGCATTACAGCTGGGACTGGGAGCGTATTCTCTCTTATCCCTCCACAGAATGCGACGGGAAATTGGATCAAAATTGTGCAACGCGTGCCTGTCAGAATCGCGCTCGATCTCGATGAAGTGAAAAAAAATCCCCTCGTATTAGGCCTTTCTGCTTACGTCGTCGTCGACACTTCCAACCAGACTGGAAAGCGTTTAGCCACTCGCCCCTTTCCAGAACAGAAATTTACAACGCCTGTTTATCAAGTTCCCATGGAACCGGTAGAAGAGTTAATCCAAACTATTATCCGTTCTAATTTATCTGCGAATGAGTGA
- the rpsT gene encoding 30S ribosomal protein S20, whose translation MAKQEAPKKKVKRPTALKRDLQNKKRRLNNKIYKSKVRTAVRAFEESLGKGDAAASDAKLNEVYSILDKCAKKGIFKLNKVSRTKSRLVARSVAKA comes from the coding sequence ATGGCAAAACAAGAAGCTCCTAAGAAAAAAGTGAAGCGTCCAACAGCTCTAAAGCGCGATCTCCAAAACAAAAAAAGACGCCTCAACAATAAAATCTACAAGTCTAAAGTTAGAACAGCCGTTCGTGCGTTCGAGGAATCTTTAGGTAAAGGTGATGCAGCGGCATCTGATGCAAAATTAAACGAAGTGTACAGCATTTTAGATAAGTGCGCGAAGAAAGGCATTTTCAAATTGAATAAAGTGAGCCGTACAAAGTCTCGTTTAGTTGCACGCTCTGTTGCCAAAGCTTAG
- a CDS encoding CocE/NonD family hydrolase, with protein MNKIRFYTCFFLLIFQALLADELKPDLTVMVPMRDGVVLPTDLYLPTPESRGLPCILLRSPAGRDAAWKTFAEMAKEGYVVAVQDARNVLDPEGKTFPFLSDGWGKLQDGYDTVEWLASSPYTNGKIGTWGSSALGITQLLMAPSRPPHLVCQYIIVAAGSLYHHGIFPGGVLLKHQAESWLGYYARDTGVLNYVCQRPFYNDFWKQLNSLEVADRVAVPAMHVGGWYDTFLQGTLDAFMARQEEGGEGARGRQKLVVGPWTHFWPVSKQFGDFEMPVAGENPPIDISPKRWFDYFLKGEGNGAEQLPAVLYYVMGPFDGSSSSGNVWRTADVWPVPSVSTPFYLTPHKSLQSKVPFTGLLSYHYDPRTPITTMGGRNLFLGSGPMDQQSIEKGEDILVFTTDPLQEDIEVTGHLSAKLFFASDQKDSDIVVRLCDVYPDGRSILISEGGYRLGVMCYQSDAQAEFQPNEPIEVDINLWSTSIVFAKGHSIRVSVSSSNYPRYEKNMNVGLKGGLSGKFKVAKNTIYMGERYPSKLVLPIVRKGQEWLSLESPTVGKSL; from the coding sequence ATGAATAAGATTCGCTTTTATACCTGTTTTTTCTTACTCATCTTCCAAGCTTTGTTGGCCGATGAGTTGAAACCAGATCTAACCGTCATGGTTCCCATGCGCGATGGGGTTGTCCTTCCGACCGACCTGTATTTACCAACTCCTGAATCGCGTGGTTTGCCATGCATCCTGCTGCGCAGCCCTGCCGGTCGCGATGCGGCATGGAAGACTTTTGCTGAGATGGCCAAAGAGGGGTATGTCGTTGCCGTTCAGGATGCGCGCAATGTATTGGACCCGGAAGGGAAAACGTTTCCCTTTTTGAGTGATGGCTGGGGGAAATTGCAGGACGGTTATGATACGGTCGAGTGGCTTGCAAGCAGTCCTTATACGAATGGCAAGATTGGGACGTGGGGCTCTTCAGCCTTAGGCATTACTCAATTATTGATGGCGCCTTCCCGTCCTCCTCATTTAGTTTGCCAATACATCATTGTGGCGGCGGGCAGCCTTTATCATCATGGCATTTTCCCAGGTGGAGTCTTATTAAAGCATCAAGCTGAAAGCTGGCTTGGTTATTATGCCCGCGATACGGGAGTGCTCAATTATGTATGTCAGCGCCCTTTTTACAATGATTTTTGGAAGCAACTCAATTCTTTGGAAGTGGCCGACCGCGTGGCTGTTCCTGCTATGCACGTTGGGGGCTGGTATGACACATTTTTGCAGGGAACTTTAGATGCTTTCATGGCGCGGCAAGAAGAGGGGGGTGAAGGGGCTAGAGGACGTCAAAAACTGGTAGTTGGTCCTTGGACTCACTTTTGGCCGGTTTCTAAACAATTTGGCGACTTTGAAATGCCTGTGGCTGGCGAGAATCCTCCTATCGACATTTCACCAAAGCGTTGGTTCGACTATTTCTTAAAAGGAGAAGGCAATGGAGCTGAGCAGCTTCCTGCCGTTCTTTATTACGTTATGGGACCTTTTGATGGTTCTTCCTCTAGTGGTAATGTGTGGCGCACTGCTGATGTTTGGCCTGTACCTTCTGTTTCGACTCCATTTTATTTGACGCCGCATAAAAGTTTGCAATCAAAAGTTCCTTTTACGGGACTTTTATCCTATCATTATGATCCGCGTACGCCCATTACAACGATGGGTGGCCGCAATCTCTTTTTAGGATCGGGTCCGATGGATCAGCAGAGCATTGAAAAAGGGGAGGATATCCTTGTTTTCACAACAGATCCTTTGCAAGAAGATATCGAAGTAACGGGGCATTTGTCTGCTAAGCTATTTTTTGCTTCAGACCAAAAAGATTCGGATATTGTAGTCCGTTTGTGCGATGTCTATCCTGATGGGCGCAGCATCCTCATTTCTGAGGGCGGCTATCGCTTGGGAGTGATGTGCTATCAAAGCGACGCACAGGCAGAATTTCAGCCCAATGAGCCCATTGAAGTGGATATCAATTTGTGGTCAACGAGCATTGTATTTGCTAAGGGGCATTCTATTCGCGTTTCAGTCAGCAGTTCGAATTATCCGCGCTACGAAAAAAATATGAATGTAGGCTTAAAAGGCGGCCTTTCAGGCAAGTTTAAGGTGGCTAAAAATACCATCTATATGGGAGAGAGATATCCTTCAAAGCTTGTCCTTCCCATTGTTCGAAAGGGACAGGAATGGTTAAGTCTAGAATCTCCTACCGTGGGGAAGTCTTTATGA
- a CDS encoding RluA family pseudouridine synthase, which translates to MKYITPAPLPLLEALAQLSPQSSKNTLRSWIKEGRVSIEGVLVKNANVQLLEGQEVSVAQRKKIVGNGIEILYEDSDLVLINKPSGLLSVSTAFEKGETAHALLKAHYRPRKVFVVHRLDQDTSGVMVFAFNQKTHEGLKELFEAHDIKRSYTALVEGQMLSPAGTWQSHLYEDSQYFVHETQDETFGRLAITHYRTLQTLKRYSLLELTLETGRKNQIRVHCQTAGHPVVGDKKYGAHANPLKRLCLHAHLLSFKHPISRKEIRVESPVPEEFYRLVPKS; encoded by the coding sequence ATGAAATATATTACTCCAGCCCCTCTTCCTCTTTTAGAAGCCTTAGCTCAACTATCCCCCCAAAGCTCAAAAAACACTTTGCGTTCTTGGATTAAGGAAGGCCGTGTTTCGATCGAGGGTGTCTTAGTTAAAAATGCCAACGTTCAACTGTTAGAAGGGCAGGAAGTGAGCGTCGCCCAAAGAAAAAAAATTGTCGGAAACGGTATCGAAATTTTATACGAAGATTCTGATCTCGTTTTAATCAACAAGCCTTCCGGCCTCCTTAGTGTTTCTACGGCCTTTGAAAAAGGAGAAACGGCTCATGCCCTCTTGAAGGCGCATTATCGTCCCCGCAAAGTCTTTGTCGTTCATCGTCTCGATCAAGATACATCTGGCGTCATGGTTTTTGCTTTTAACCAAAAAACCCATGAAGGATTGAAAGAGTTATTTGAAGCTCACGATATTAAACGTTCCTATACGGCGCTTGTCGAAGGGCAAATGCTGTCGCCTGCCGGCACCTGGCAAAGCCATCTCTATGAAGACAGCCAGTATTTTGTTCACGAAACGCAAGATGAAACCTTTGGCCGCCTCGCAATCACCCATTACCGCACTCTGCAAACTCTTAAGCGCTATTCATTATTAGAACTGACATTGGAAACGGGGCGCAAAAATCAAATCCGCGTTCATTGCCAAACGGCTGGCCATCCAGTTGTTGGGGATAAAAAATATGGAGCGCACGCCAATCCATTAAAAAGACTGTGCCTCCACGCCCATCTTCTCTCTTTCAAACACCCCATTAGCAGAAAAGAAATCAGGGTTGAATCACCGGTCCCAGAAGAATTTTACCGCCTCGTCCCCAAATCTTGA
- a CDS encoding DHA2 family efflux MFS transporter permease subunit → MPVKPMTPISLIFLTIALGLGTFIQVLDSSIANVSISHIAGDLAVSPNQGTWVITSFAISNGIVLALTGWLAARIGRVRLFVWSTILFSVTSWLCGLAWNLSILVLFRTLQGASAGALIPLSQALLLTNYPEDKKGVALGFWSMIVIVAPILGPIVGGYITDNYGWPWIFYINIPIGFLSAWMTWLLIEDPKHEELSRQPIDVIGLLLLTIGISSLQVFLDKGQELDWWNSLTIRTLAITSAIAFMFFIPWNLYAKHPVMNFSYFNHRNFTLGTLLGSIGFLMFFGSAVLLPLWLETQMNYTAFWAGVAVMPVGIIPLFLSSFVGKNVTRIDPRLMTTFSFACFALTFFWFSMLTPTISLYKLMLPRFFQGLGLSFFFIPLVTIALSPIPNHELAGASGVFNFIRLVAGGGFGTALYVTLWDRREIFHHSRLTESPTLYNPLTTEFYDHLNQTLDLTTAQSTSILEDLLTSQAYLLAVNDVFWLTGWVFLVCIPLIWFCKKGSTQKLQVAID, encoded by the coding sequence ATGCCAGTCAAGCCCATGACTCCCATTTCCTTAATTTTCTTGACGATCGCATTGGGTTTGGGCACATTTATTCAAGTCTTGGACAGCTCGATTGCAAACGTTTCCATATCCCACATTGCAGGGGATTTGGCAGTCAGCCCCAATCAAGGCACCTGGGTCATTACCTCCTTTGCTATCAGTAATGGTATTGTTCTTGCTCTAACGGGTTGGTTGGCCGCACGGATTGGGCGAGTTCGATTATTTGTTTGGTCTACGATTCTTTTTTCCGTTACTTCATGGCTTTGCGGCTTAGCCTGGAACCTAAGCATCTTAGTCCTCTTCCGTACGTTGCAAGGAGCCTCGGCAGGCGCCCTCATTCCTTTATCGCAAGCTCTCTTGCTCACTAACTACCCTGAAGATAAAAAAGGGGTAGCACTTGGATTTTGGTCCATGATTGTCATTGTAGCTCCTATTCTGGGACCTATTGTAGGAGGATATATTACAGACAACTACGGATGGCCTTGGATTTTTTATATTAACATCCCCATAGGTTTTCTATCTGCCTGGATGACGTGGTTATTGATTGAAGATCCCAAACATGAAGAGCTATCTAGACAACCCATCGACGTCATCGGTTTACTCCTCTTGACAATCGGCATTAGCTCATTGCAAGTGTTTCTCGATAAAGGACAAGAACTGGACTGGTGGAATTCTCTGACCATTCGTACGCTTGCCATCACCTCGGCGATTGCTTTTATGTTCTTTATTCCTTGGAACCTATATGCCAAGCATCCTGTCATGAATTTCTCCTACTTCAATCATCGCAATTTCACACTAGGGACTCTGTTGGGATCGATCGGTTTTCTCATGTTTTTTGGAAGCGCCGTGCTTTTGCCTCTATGGCTGGAAACGCAAATGAATTACACAGCTTTTTGGGCAGGGGTCGCAGTCATGCCAGTCGGCATCATTCCCTTATTTCTCTCCTCGTTTGTAGGCAAAAATGTGACTCGCATCGACCCAAGACTCATGACCACGTTTAGTTTTGCCTGCTTTGCCCTTACTTTTTTTTGGTTTAGCATGCTAACTCCCACTATCAGCCTCTATAAACTCATGCTTCCACGCTTTTTTCAGGGATTGGGGCTCAGCTTTTTTTTTATTCCGCTCGTCACGATCGCCCTCTCTCCCATTCCCAACCACGAATTAGCAGGCGCATCTGGTGTTTTCAACTTCATCCGCCTCGTCGCAGGGGGAGGTTTCGGGACAGCTTTATACGTTACCCTTTGGGACAGGCGCGAAATCTTTCATCATAGCCGTCTGACAGAATCTCCTACGCTTTATAATCCTCTTACAACAGAATTTTACGACCATCTCAACCAGACTCTAGATCTAACCACAGCGCAGAGCACTTCAATTTTAGAAGATCTCCTCACTAGTCAAGCCTATTTACTAGCAGTCAATGATGTCTTTTGGCTCACAGGCTGGGTATTCCTCGTTTGCATTCCCCTCATTTGGTTTTGCAAAAAAGGTTCGACGCAAAAACTTCAGGTTGCCATCGATTAG